Proteins encoded together in one Telopea speciosissima isolate NSW1024214 ecotype Mountain lineage chromosome 4, Tspe_v1, whole genome shotgun sequence window:
- the LOC122660343 gene encoding WAT1-related protein At4g30420-like, which yields MGRLEDYKPVMAMVLLQFTYATLALFTRATLLQGMNPKVFVVYRQAIATLVIAPVAYFSDRRKTNRSSMGLRSFSLIFVASLIGVTINQNIYFEGLYLASSSIGSAMSNLVPGITFLMATIVGLEKVRIRSLRSMAKVVGTAVCVGGAVSMALLRGPKLLNTSIFPVQELTLSSGGGENWPMGCLFLFASGCCWSIWLILQVPMSASYPDHLSLSAWMCFLATLQSATLAFFLEPDPSAWTLHSISEISSCIYAGIIGSAISFYIQSWCISQRGPLFSAMFNPLCTVIVTIFACILLHEELFTGSLAGSFAVVVGLYIVLWGKAKDLEEIKGEVGPIHDTMKTVTIRGEVGKIHDTMKTVTILIDESLKESGKLDLEEPLLAHDKSSDVNIESQRNQ from the exons ATGGGTCGTTTAGAAGATTACAAGCCTGTGATGGCCATGGTGCTACTGCAGTTCACCTATGCAACTCTAGCTCTCTTCACCAGAGCTACCCTTTTGCAGGGAATGAATCCCAAGGTTTTTGTTGTTTACAGGCAAGCAATAGCTACTTTGGTCATAGCACCTGTAGCTTATTTCTCTGACAG GAGAAAGACAAACAGGAGTTCTATGGGATTGagaagcttttctttgatttttgttgcttCTCTTATTGG TGTGACAATCAATCAGAACATCTATTTTGAAGGTCTTTATCTGGCCTCATCATCAATAGGAAGTGCCATGTCAAATCTGGTCCCTGGAATCACATTTCTGATGGCAACTATTGTAGG ATTAGAGAAAGTACGTATTAGAAGCCTAAGAAGCATGGCTAAGGTAGTAGGGACAGCAGTATGTGTTGGTGGAGCTGTTTCCATGGCATTGTTAAGAGGCCCAAAGCTCCTAAATACTTCAATATTCCCAGTCCAAGAGCTAACTCTTAGTTCAGGAGGAGGCGAGAATTGGCCAATGGgttgtctctttctctttgcaAGCGGTTGTTGCTGGTCGATTTGGCTGATTTTACAG GTCCCAATGTCTGCTAGCTATCCTGACCACTTATCATTGTCTGCTTGGATGTGCTTCTTGGCAACACTACAATCAGCAACACTTGCTTTCTTCTTAGAGCCAGACCCAAGTGCATGGACTCTACATTCTATTTCTGAGATCTCATCTTGTATCTATGCT GGAATCATAGGATCCgcaatttctttttatattcaGTCATGGTGTATTTCACAAAGAGGGCCTCTCTTCTCGGCAATGTTCAATCCTCTTTGCACTGTTATAGTTACCATTTTCGCTTGTATACTTCTTCATGAGGAACTTTTCACTGGAAG TTTGGCTGGTTCTTTTGCTGTGGTGGTTGGTTTATATATTGTGCTTTGGGGTAAAGCTAAGGATCTTGAGGAGATCAAAGGAGAAGTGGGCCCAATACATGATACAATGAAGACTGTTACAATCAGAGGAGAGGTGGGGAAAATACACGATACAATGAAGACTGTGACAATCTTGATTGATGAATCCTTGAAGGAGAGTGGTAAATTAG